A window from Gasterosteus aculeatus unplaced genomic scaffold, fGasAcu3.hap1.1 HAP1_SCAFFOLD_24, whole genome shotgun sequence encodes these proteins:
- the LOC144392624 gene encoding uncharacterized protein LOC144392624: protein MGTEYLECRRCKKHVGGWSQGIIRQLSPTHSCQFPAVLTYKLSCDMRVVIQLRSRTLRNSANQLYNTLREQHSDAWMRRAIQYLSVCERFLALGSARGQIPPLPSPVWLLTVYSYDILARLEEYKARITSTLGSILKMDSTKAASAVCQFLFLPAAVCFSH, encoded by the exons ATGGGCACAGAGTACCTGGAGTGCCGTCGATGTAAGAAGCACGTCGGAGGGTGGTCACAGGGCATCATCAGGCAGCTGTCCCCCACCCATAGCTGCCAGTTCCCAGCTGTACTCACGTACAA GCTGTCCTGTGACATGAGGGTGGTGATACAGCTGAGGTCCCGCACTCTGCGCAACAGTGCCAACCAGCTGTACAACACCCTGCGGGAGCAGCACTCGGACGCCTGGATGCGGAGAGCGATCCAGTACCTCAGCGTGTGCGAGCGATTCCTGGCCTTGGGCTCGGCAAGGGGGCAGATTCCGCCTCTGCCATCCCCCGTCTGGCTGCTGACTGTATACAGCTACGACATCCTGGCGCGGCTGGAAGAGTACAAGGCCAGGATCACGTCCACCTTAGGGTCCATCTTAAAGATGGATTCCACCAAGGCGGCGAGTGCAGTCTGTCagtttcttttccttccagctgctgtgtgtttctcaCATTAA